A single window of Vigna unguiculata cultivar IT97K-499-35 chromosome 1, ASM411807v1, whole genome shotgun sequence DNA harbors:
- the LOC114174699 gene encoding pentatricopeptide repeat-containing protein At3g26782, mitochondrial — protein MSHCMETTTTLMMTRLVFRTTPLTARRKRAYSTWQTNTANLTSMFGKYVDKTSVSSWNTVIADLARSGDFMEALSAFSSMRKLSLHPNRSSFPCAIKACAALSDLRAGTQTHQQAFAFGFGHDLFVSAALVDMYSKCGFPDLARHLFDEIPSRNTVSWTSMIAGYIRNDRAQEAVWLFKDLLAEESGSVESEDEAFVDSMLVGCVLSACSRVGWRSATEGVHGLVVKRGFEGCVGVGNTLMDAYAKCGEMGVARKVFDGMHESDVCSWNSIISQYAQNGLSDEAFCVFADMVKSEKVKYNEVTLSAVLLACANSGALQLGKCIHDQVIKMDLENSVVVGTSIVDMYCKCGRVEMARKAFDRMKMKNVKSWTAMVAGYGMHGRAKEAMEVFYQMIRSGDKPNYITFVSVLAACSHAGLLKEGRHWFNRMKSEFNVEPGIEHYSCMVDLLGRAGYLNEAYRLIMEMKVKPDFIIWGSLLGACRIHKNVELGEISARKLFQLDPSSCGYYVLLSNIYADAGRWDEVERMRILMKSRGLLKTPGFSIVELKGRIHVFLVGDKEHPQHEKIYEYLDKLNVKLQALGYIPNLTSVLHDVDEEEKGMVLRVHSEKLAVCFGLMNSVPGSVIHIIKNLRICGDCHIAIKFISKAVNREIVVRDSKRFHHFKDGMCSCGDYW, from the exons ATGTCACATTGCAtggaaacaacaacaacactgaTGATGACTCGCTTAGTGTTCAGAACAACACCATTAACCGCACGTCGCAAACGTGCTTATTCCACATGGCAAACCAATACTGCGAACCTTACGAGCATGTTCGGCAAATACGTGGACAAAACCAGCGTCTCTAGCTGGAACACCGTCATCGCTGACCTCGCTCGAAGCGGCGATTTCATGGAAGCTCTCAGCGCGTTTTCCTCCATGCGCAAGCTCTCTCTACATCCCAACCGCTCCTCCTTCCCCTGCGCCATCAAGGCCTGTGCCGCGCTCTCCGACCTCCGCGCTGGCACGCAGACCCACCAGCAGGCGTTCGCATTTGGTTTCGGCCATGACCTCTTCGTCTCCGCCGCGCTCGTCGATATGTACTCCAAATGCGGCTTCCCTGACCTCGCGCGCCACCTTTTCGACGAAATTCCCAGCCGAAACACCGTTTCGTGGACGTCCATGATTGCAGGCTACATCCGAAACGACCGTGCCCAGGAAGCCGTTTGGCTCTTTAAGGATCTGTTGGCTGAAGAGAGTGGGAGTGTGGAATCTGAGGATGAGGCTTTCGTGGATTCCATGCTTGTGGGGTGTGTTCTTTCGGCGTGTTCGCGGGTGGGGTGGAGGAGTGCGACTGAAGGGGTTCATGGATTGGTGGTCAAGAGGGGGTTTGAGGGGTGTGTGGGTGTTGGGAATACTTTGATGGATGCTTATGCCAAGTGTGGAGAGATGGGGGTGGCGAGGAAAGTGTTTGATGGAATGCATGAGAGTGATGTCTGCTCTTGGAACTCTATAATTTCTCAGTATGCGCAGAATGGGTTGTCAGATGAGGCTTTCTGTGTTTTTGCTGACATGGTGAAGAGTGAGAAGGTTAAATATAACGAGGTAACATTGTCTGCGGTGTTGTTGGCCTGCGCGAATTCAGGAGCTTTGCAGCTGGGAAAGTGCATACATGACCAG GTTATAAAGATGGATTTGGAGAATAGTGTGGTTGTAGGTACATCTATAGTGGATATGTACTGCAAATGTGGGAGAGTTGAGATGGCTAGGAAGGCATTTGATCGCATGAAAATGAAGAATGTCAAGTCATGGACTGCTATGGTTGCTGGTTATGGAATGCATGGCCGTGCAAAAGAGGCTATGGAAGTCTTCTATCAGATGATAAGGTCTGGAGACAAGCCGAATTACATTACTTTTGTGTCAGTTTTAGCTGCATGCAGCCATGCTGGTTTGTTGAAAGAAGGCCGACATTGGTTTAATAGAATGAAAAGTGAATTTAATGTTGAACCTGGGATTGAGCATTATTCGTGCATGGTTGATCTTCTTGGGCGTGCTGGCTATCTTAATGAGGCTTATCGTTTGATCATGGAAATGAAGGTGAAACCTGATTTTATAATCTGGGGTTCCCTTCTTGGGGCTTGTAGGATTCATAAGAATGTAGAACTTGGGGAGATCTCTGCTAGAAAACTATTTCAGTTAGATCCGAGTAGTTGTGGGTACTATGTTCTACTCTCCAATATTTATGCTGATGCTGGGAGGTGGGATGAAGTTGAGAGGATGAGGATATTGATGAAGAGTCGTGGATTGCTTAAAACCCCTGGATTTAGTATAGTAGAGCTCAAAGGTAGGATACATGTATTCTTAGTTGGAGACAAAGAACATCCTCAACATGAGAAGATTTATGAGTACCTAGACAAGTTAAATGTCAAGCTGCAAGCACTTGGTTATATCCCAAATTTGACCTCAGTGCTTCATGATGTTGATGAGGAAGAGAAAGGAATGGTTCTAAGAGTTCATAGTGAGAAACTAGCTGTTTGCTTTGGACTCATGAATTCAGTTCCTGGGTCAGTGATCCATATCATAAAAAATCTTAGAATTTGTGGTGACTGCCACAttgcaattaaatttatttccaAAGCAGTAAATCGAGAAATTGTTGTCAGAGATTCTAAGCGTTTTCATCATTTTAAGGATGGTATGTGTTCATGTGGGGACTACTGGTGA